The Terriglobia bacterium genomic interval CAAGCGGGACGTGAGGCTCTCCTCCATCTCCGGCGGGACCGACATCGTGTCCTGCTTCGTGCTGGGGAGCCCCGTGCTCCCGGTGGTGCGGGGAGAGATCCAGAGCCTCGGCCTCGGCATGAACGTCGAGGTGCTCGACGATCGCGGGAAGCCTGTGGTCGGCCGGAAGGGGGAGCTGGTCTGCTCGGCGCCGTTCCCCTCCATGCCCGTCGGATTCTGGAACGACCCGGACGGGTCGCGCTACCGCGCCTCGTACTTCGAGCGGTTCCCCGGGGTCTGGTGCCACGGCGACTGGATGGAGATCACGCCGGACGGCGGGGCGGTGATCTACGGCCGGAGCGACGCGGTCCTGAACCCCGGCGGCGTCAGGATCGGCACTGCGGAGATCTACCGGGTGGTGGAGAAGCTCCCCGAGGTGCTGGAGAGCCTGGCGGTCGGCCAGGAGTGGAACGGGGACGTGCGGATCGTGCTGTTCGTCCGCCTCCGGGAGGGGATCGTCCTCGCCGAGGCGTTGATGGAGAAGATCCGTGCGGCGATCCGCGCCGAGGAGACACCGCGGCACGTCCCCGCGAAGATCGTGCAGGTCCCCGGGCTCCCGCGGACGCTGTCCGGGAAGCTCGTGGAGCTGGCGGTGCGCGACGTGATTCACGGCCGGCCGGTTTCGAACGCCGACGCGCTGGCGAACCCGGAGGCCCTCGCCTACTTCAGGGACCGCCCCGAATTGACGACTTGAACCGAGACCCGGAGGCCCCATGAAAGCGAACGACGATCTCTCCGCCTACGAGAAGGCCGCCGCGACCGGCCAGGACCCTCGGATCGTGCCGATCTCCCTCGACGGGCCGGTGCCGGAAGGGGACGCGATCCCGTACCCGGAGTACCCGGCGACCGACCAGGAGACCTGGCGGATCCTCTACCGGAGGCAGCGCGACCAGCTCCCGGAGCGCGCGTGCGACGAGTACCTCGAGGGGCTCCGGCTGATGCGGTTCCCCGAGGATCGGATCCCCGCGCTCAAGGACGTCGGCCGCGTCCTCGCGGGCGCGACCTCCTGGCAGATCGCGAGGATCCCCGGCCTCCTCCACGAGAAGGACTTCTTCGCGTTCCTCGCTCGCCGCGTCTTTCCCTCGACGGACTACATCCGCCCGCGCCACGAGCTGGACTACACGCCGGCCCCCGACCTGTTCCACGACCTGTTCGGCCACACGCCGATGATCACGCTCCCCGCGTTCGCCGACTTCTACCAGAAAATCGGGCAGGTCGCGCTCCGAGCGGAGGGGAAGAACCGGCGGCGCCTCGAGCGGTTCTACTGGTTCACGGTGGAGTTCGGGATGATCCGCACGGCGGCGGGGCTCAGGATCTACGGGAACGGGATCGTCTCGTCGTTCTCGGAGGCTCAGCACAGCCTGACCGACGCGGTCGAGGTGCGGCCTTTCGATCCCGGCGAGATCGTGGAGCAGGACTACGACGTCTGGCACCTCCAGCCGCTGCTCTACGCCATCGAGTCGTTTGAGCAATTGGCGGACGGGTTCGATTACTGGGCGAGGGGAGAGCGGCTATTGTAGGGAGGGAGAGGAAAGGGCAAAGCAACCGAGCGCGCGGCCTGCCAGGGGATAGGAGCTCGAAGCTGCGAATCCGCGGCAGCGTCCGGTACTGGAACGCTATGTCACCCTCGCCCTCTACCCCGAAACCCTCCACACGCACCCATTCTTCTCCCGGTGCCCGGGTGAATTCAAGCTGTTCGCCCCCACGCCGCGGCGCGGCCTGGCGCCCGCAGTCGTCGGCGCTCACACTCGCCCGCTGGTGCCGCACGGGGTGCAACGAGGGAGGGTCGCCTACGCGTCGGCGGACAGCAGTCTGTCGACCGCCGGGGGCGCGACCGGCGGTGGACGCGGCGGGAGCCCCAAGCACTCGAGGATGGCGCGGATGGCCGCGGGCGATTGAATCGCCGCCAGGATACGCATCGGCCGCCCGCAGCGGGGGCACGTAAGGGCCTCCGCGCCGAACACACGTTGCAGCAATTTCGCCCACGGCAGCCTCCGGCCACGCTGCGCCGGGGCGGTTTCGCGGCCCGCAGCCTGCTGATCGGGTGCCGCGGCGCCGGTCCGGGGCGTACCCGATGAATCGGGGTTCTCGTGGGGGCGGGGGACCGCCGGGACGACCCGGTCGCGCCACGCGGCCCGCGGCGCGAGGATGCCGTGGTACCGAACGAGATGGAACCGAGGCGGTGGCACGAGAACCGCGAGCCGCTCCATCAGCTCCAGCGGATCGAGAAGCAGATGGGTGGTGCCGTCGCGCCAGCGGTGCCGCAAGCGGTAGACCAGACGGCCGTCCGGATCGAGGCACAGTCGTTCGGCGGCGAGAGCCGGCCTTGCGGCATAGCGGCACAGGCGCTCCAGCCTTCGCCGATCCCGTGCGGGGACCGCGACGGCCGCGTGCACGCTGATGCCGCCGATGCTCACGCAACCGGGGGGCCGGGTATCGAGGAGATGTTCGACATCGATTCGATCTTCCCGCCGGCGCAACCGCTGCCCGGCCCGCGGTCCGGTCGCCACCCGCCCGCGCACCGAAGCGCCGCAGAGTTCGGCCATCAGTGGCTGGTCGCGCACGAGCGGATCCGTGTCGCCGGCATCGGACTCGACGCCCAGGCCGCGCCGCTCGAGCAGCGAGGCCAGCCGGCGCGCGAATCCTCGGGCGACGCGCAGGATCTCCGCATCGTCCGGCGGGTCGAGCGGCACGAACCCTAGCTCCCCCGGATCATCGGCGTCGAACACGCCGTCGAGCGCGAGCGCGTGGAAATGCACGTTCAGGTTCAGAGCATCGCCGAATCTCTGGACGAACGTCACGGCGCCCGCATCGGCGTAGCGGATCTTCTGCCGCTCGCGCGCCCTGCGGCGCAGCGAGGCGAACAAGACGCGCACGAACGCCCGGAGCACCTCGGCGGTCAACCCGGCATCGAAAGCCATCAGGTAGCGCAGGGAAACCGGCACCGTCAGCACCCACTGGCGGACGGGCACCTCCGGGAAGACGCCGTCCACGAGATGGGCGGCCGTGTCGGCCATGCGCCGCCCGCCGCAAGAGGGGCAGAACCCCCGGCCCTTGCACGAGAAGGGGACGAGCC includes:
- a CDS encoding AMP-binding protein, encoding FTTCGWMMWNWLVTALASDATLMLYDGAPLTPPSALWDYVAEERIHHFGASANYLAASEKAGLRPIATHDLGALRSILSTGSPLAPESFDWVYRDVKRDVRLSSISGGTDIVSCFVLGSPVLPVVRGEIQSLGLGMNVEVLDDRGKPVVGRKGELVCSAPFPSMPVGFWNDPDGSRYRASYFERFPGVWCHGDWMEITPDGGAVIYGRSDAVLNPGGVRIGTAEIYRVVEKLPEVLESLAVGQEWNGDVRIVLFVRLREGIVLAEALMEKIRAAIRAEETPRHVPAKIVQVPGLPRTLSGKLVELAVRDVIHGRPVSNADALANPEALAYFRDRPELTT
- a CDS encoding phenylalanine 4-monooxygenase — translated: MKANDDLSAYEKAAATGQDPRIVPISLDGPVPEGDAIPYPEYPATDQETWRILYRRQRDQLPERACDEYLEGLRLMRFPEDRIPALKDVGRVLAGATSWQIARIPGLLHEKDFFAFLARRVFPSTDYIRPRHELDYTPAPDLFHDLFGHTPMITLPAFADFYQKIGQVALRAEGKNRRRLERFYWFTVEFGMIRTAAGLRIYGNGIVSSFSEAQHSLTDAVEVRPFDPGEIVEQDYDVWHLQPLLYAIESFEQLADGFDYWARGERLL
- a CDS encoding transposase is translated as AARAVLYRAVAGAVETFLAIARERDRVVPRFVEREFRAYLECGILAHGFLRVHCDACGHDRLVPFSCKGRGFCPSCGGRRMADTAAHLVDGVFPEVPVRQWVLTVPVSLRYLMAFDAGLTAEVLRAFVRVLFASLRRRARERQKIRYADAGAVTFVQRFGDALNLNVHFHALALDGVFDADDPGELGFVPLDPPDDAEILRVARGFARRLASLLERRGLGVESDAGDTDPLVRDQPLMAELCGASVRGRVATGPRAGQRLRRREDRIDVEHLLDTRPPGCVSIGGISVHAAVAVPARDRRRLERLCRYAARPALAAERLCLDPDGRLVYRLRHRWRDGTTHLLLDPLELMERLAVLVPPPRFHLVRYHGILAPRAAWRDRVVPAVPRPHENPDSSGTPRTGAAAPDQQAAGRETAPAQRGRRLPWAKLLQRVFGAEALTCPRCGRPMRILAAIQSPAAIRAILECLGLPPRPPPVAPPAVDRLLSADA